The following proteins are co-located in the Limanda limanda chromosome 5, fLimLim1.1, whole genome shotgun sequence genome:
- the LOC133001327 gene encoding putative helicase mov-10-B.2: protein MKLSQLVQVGLEFYEFLNESNRSSITERKELSEVYNREFRSRIQGSKDPSFGSILYGLRTYGKITVRSGIIRFHPKVRALYVDQWSTSRTRRPQGGATSPGTPPTSTPPDGADTGVRARRQMASRLMTKLKTDRSMFISDKHGVSITSEHQFNQGKLCLSMEDTYEYEVKLSVRNTGAGPLLFTYYAPLHWLKHLALTDEHKVTRRNPRTLGAGESYDISVHFRCSWVGFYPVTLAFEFKPDLEPTSAEFYIVRFIEARCLSSLGVELAPIAPYKPQPLCTWTPEVDCRIVDGQRPEGLSVLRLKNEVPLKPYRIPPYVNQLIDSLKAGQPGQRQTLLETPLSRENYTQKFQLLLFLEERQMEVDIKRYNIPNNERAEHAVMTRDKDNKRLLVLEVPGVAENRPSVLRGDVLLVCPSGESGVKFRGYVHSVELNRVKLGFSSDLLSRFFEGMRFSVEFTLNRTGLRVQQRAAELAALHGLEELLFPAPPARQPAELPDLRLCDRNLEKNPQQFGAVQHIVAGSSKPAPYLVFGPPGTGKTVTLVEAIKQIEKTQASCHILACAPSNSAADLLCKKILDHVDRLKVHRMYASSRDPRCVPEELKTCSNLEGDCYVFPVKAELMEYRVMVTTLVTAGRLVTGGIPAGHFTHVFVDEAGHAVETECLIPLAGLLHAQTGQVVLAGDPKQLGPILRSPLALKHGLGVSLLQRMMTHFSLYQKDHGELDCRFVTKLLCNYRSHPSILKVPNELFYDSELLCSADEVLRNSYCNWPHLPKIGFPLIFHGVTGVDEREASSPSFFNRAEVEVLMEYVKKLLENQGKKGLATISPRDIGIIAPYRKQVQKIRQALNKVQKSFKFMNMDQLKVGSVEEFQGQERRVILVSTVRSSSRYTDFDKQFNLGFVKNEKRFNVAITRAKALLIVLGNPRVLNTDPTWAHFIKFCSDSGGYDGISLSGVLAEEEEEVVTRLADLYIRIEGQVETDESVVQQHLDPEWRSDM, encoded by the exons ATGAAGCTGAGTCAGCTGGTCCAAGTCGGACTCGAGTTCTACGAGTTCCTCAACGAGTCGAATCGATCGTCGATCACAGAGAGAAAGGAGCTGAGCGAAGTTTACAACCGGGAGTTCAGGAGCAG gATCCAAGGATCCAAAGACCCGAGCTTCGGTTCCATTCTTTACGGCCTGAGAACCTACGGGAAAATAACAGTACGAAGTGGAATAATCCGATTCCACCCCAAG GTTCGAGCTCTTTACGTGGACCAGTGGTCCACATCCAGGACTCGTCGGCCCCAGGGCGGAGCCACCAGTCCCGGCACACCCCCGACCTCCACCCCCCCCGATGGAGCGGACACGGGAGTCCGAGCACGGAGGCAGATGGCGTCTCGCCTGATGACCAAactgaagacagacag GTCGATGTTCATCTCTGACAAACATGGCGTCAGCATCACCTCGGAGCACCAGTTCAACCAGGGGAAGCTCTGCCTGAGTATGGAAGACACATACGAG TACGAGGTCAAACTGAGCGTGAGGAACACGGGGGCCGGGCCGCTGCTCTTCACCTACTACGCTCCGCTGCACTGGCTCAAACACCTGGCTCTGACGGACGAGCACAAGGTGACCAGGAGGAACCCCCGGACCCTCGGAGCAG GTGAAAGCTACGACATCAGCGTTCACTTCCGCTGCAGCTGGGTCGGGTTCTACCCGGTGACTCTGGCCTTTGAGTTCAAACCCGACCTGGAGCCGACCTCCGCTGAGTTCTACATCGTGCGCTTCATCGAGGCGCGGTGCCTCAGCTCCTTGGGCGTGGAGCTGGCGCCCATCGCACCCTACAAGCCCCAGCCGCTCTGCACCTGGACCCCCGAGGTCGACTGCAGAATCGTGGACGGGCAGAGACCGGAGGG GCTGTCCGTGCTGCGGCTGAAGAACGAGGTTCCTTTAAAACCGTATCGTATTCCACCGTATGTGAACCAACTCATCGACTCACTGAAGGCTGGTCAGCCGGGTCAAAG ACAGACGCTGCTGGAGACGCCGCTCAGCCGGGAGAACTACACCCAGaagttccagctgctgctgtttctggaGGAGCGTCAGATGGAGGTGGACATCAAGAGATACAACATCCCCAACAACGAGAGGGCCGAGCACGCCGTCATGACCCGAGACAAAGACAACAAGAGGCTCCTGGTCCTGGAA gtgccGGGTGTGGCGGAGAACCGCCCCTCTGTTCTGCGCGGAGACGTTCTGCTGGTTTGTCCCTCAGGAGAATCGGGGGTGAAGTTCCGCGGCTACGTTCACAGTGTGGAGCTGAACCGAGTCAAACTGGGCTTCAGCTCCGA TTTGCTGAGCCGGTTCTTCGAGGGCATGAGGTTCAGCGTGGAGTTCACGTTGAACCGGACCGGCCTGCGTGTCCAGCAGCGAGCAGCCGAGCTGGCGGCGCTCCAcggcctggaggagctgctgttcccGGCGCCGCCGGCCCGGCAGCCGGCCGAGCTGCCCGACCTCAG ATTGTGTGACCGGAATCTGGAGAAGAACCCACAACAGTTTGGAGCTGTCCAACACATCGTAGCTGGATCGTCCAAGCCGGCCCCCTACCTGGTGTTCGGACCACCAGGAACAG GTAAAACGGTGACCCTGGTGGAGGCCATCAAGCAGATCGAGAAGACTCAGGCCTCCTGCCACATCCTGGCCTGCGCTCCCTCCAACAGCGCCGCCGACCTGCTGTGCAAGAAGATCCTGGACCACGTGGATCGGCTCAAAGTGCACCGCATGTACGCCAGCAGCCGGGACCCCCGGTGCGTCCCTGAAGAGCTGAAG ACCTGCTCCAACCTGGAGGGCGACTGCTACGTGTTTCCTGTGAAGGCGGAGCTGATGGAGTACCGGGTCATGGTCACCACCCTGGTGACAGCTGGGAG GCTGGTCACAGGAGGAATCCCCGCTGGTCACTTCACGCACGTGTTCGTGGACGAGGCCGGACACGCCGTGGAGACCGAGTGTTTGATCCCGTTGGcag GGCTGCTCCATGCACAGACGGGTCAGGTGGTCCTGGCTGGAGACCCCAAGCAGCTCGGACCCATCCTCAGATCCCCGCTAGCTCTGAAGCATGGGTTgg gagtTTCCCTGCTGCAGCGCATGATGACCCACTTCTCTCTGTACCAGAAGGACCACGGCGAGTTGGATTGTCGCTTTGTCACCAAGCTGTTGTGTAACTACAG GTCCCACCCGTCCATCCTGAAGGTTCCCAACGAGCTCTTCTACGACTCGGAGCTGCTGTGCAGCGCTGACGAGGTTCTACGCAACTCCTACTGCAACTGGCCACACCTCCCGAAGATC GGTTTCCCTTTGATCTTCCACGGTGTCACTGGCGTAGACGAGCGTGAGGCCAGCAGCCCGTCGTTCTTCAACCGAGCCGAggtggaggtgctgatggagtACGTGAAGAAGCTGCTGGAGAACCAAGGCAAGAAGGGCCTGGCCACCATCTCACCCAGAGACATAGGCATCATCGCCCCCTACAGGAAGCAG GTGCAGAAAATCCGTCAGGCTCTGAATAAAGTTCAGAAAAGCTTTAAATTTATGAACATGGATCAACTGAAG GTGGGCTCGGTGGAGGAGTTCCAGGGGCAGGAGAGGAGAGTCATCCTGGTGTCCACCGTGCGCAGCAGCTCCCGTTACACCGACTTCGACAAACAGTTCAACTTGGGCTTTGTCAAGAATGAGAAG AGATTTAATGTGGCCATAACTCGAGCCAAAGCCCTGCTGATCGTGTTGGGAAACCCCAGAGTGCTGAACACAGATCCCACCTGGGCTCA CTTCATCAAGTTCTGCAGCGACAGCGGAGGATACGACGGCATCTCTCTGTCCGGCGTcctggcagaggaagaggaggaggtggtgacgAGACTCGCTGATCTCTACATCAGAATCGAGGGccaag TGGAGACGGACGAGAGCGTGGTCCAGCAGCACCTGGACCCCGAGTGGAGGAGCGACATGTGA
- the nudt18 gene encoding 8-oxo-dGDP phosphatase NUDT18, with translation MEVTEEGRRQVEQQVEQLLAGQGSEVSGCDVGLDQSKPATLRKNVTYIVCGVIFNDQEEVLMVQEAKQDCYKLWYLPAGRVEVGESLEEALRREVKEEAGFDCEPITLLLIQEQGPQWIRFIFLARVTGGNIKSVSSADQESLQASWWDRQAVLPLRGRDILRLIDCGLKFRQDAWHPVTLPLPLSCRHVLQRLVLVFTGSDQQVWILLLRAPGLHLPTAAALKTHAVTWAANTVVQEAVPSAYHDHDVNTLGVFSLQHDGRQHGKTDGVCFNTLVALVPDRVQRNEDGEKVAFVPAAKPPPVENPRYVWLEVRNPTLREKLLEKTRNTSILPLHSLY, from the exons ATGGAGGTGACGGAGGAGGGGCGTCgccaggtggagcagcaggtggagcagctgctggcgggtcaggggtcagaggtcagcggcTGTGACGTGGGTCTGGATCAGAGCAAACCTGCGACTCTGAGGAAGAACGTGACCTACATCGTCTGTGGGGTCATCTTCAACGACCAG gaggaggtgctgatggTGCAGGAGGCGAAGCAGGACTGTTACAAACTGTGGTACCTTCCTGCAGggagggtggaggtgggggaGAGTCTGGAGGAGGCACTGAGGAGGGAG gtgaaggaggaggcggggtttgaTTGTGAGCCAATCACGTTGCTGCTGATCCAGGAGCAGGGACCTCAGTGGATCCGCTTCATCTTCCTCGCCAgagtcacag GTGGAAACATTAAGAGCGTGTCCTCAGCGGATCAGGAGTCTCTGCAGGCGTCCTGGTGGGACAGACAGGCCGTCCTCCCGCTGAGAGGACGAGACATCCTGCGGCTCATCGACTGTGGACTCAA GTTCCGTCAGGACGCCTGGCACCCGGTcacgctgccgctgccgctgagCTGCCGCCACGTGCTGCAGAGACTCGTCCTGGTCTTCACCGGCTCCGACCAGCAGGTCTGGATCCTGCTGCTCAGAG CCCCCGGGCTCCACCTCCCGACAGCGGCGGCGCTGAAGACCCATGCCGTGACCTGGGCGGCGAACACGGTGGTGCAGGAGGCCGTGCCGTCTGCGTACCACGACCACGACGTCAACACGCTGGGCGTCTTCAGCCTGCAGCACGACGGCCGGCAGCACGGGAAGACGGACGGCGTGTGCTTCAACACGCTGGTGGCGCTGGTGCCCGACCGCGTCCAACGCAACGAGGACGGAGAGAAGGTGGCGTTCGTACCGGCCGCGAAACCTCCGCCTGTAGAAAACCCTCGATACGTGTGGTTGGAAGTCAGGAACCCAACGCTGAGAGAGAAACTGCTGGAAAAGACCAGGAacacctccatcctccctctgcaCAGCCTGTactga
- the sdhaf1 gene encoding succinate dehydrogenase assembly factor 1, mitochondrial, with amino-acid sequence MARHSKLQKQILTLYRHFLRAGRDKPGFIPRIQDEFRENARIKKTDVMHIEYLYRRGQRQLEQLKDVNTKQLGSFSKPHDQS; translated from the coding sequence ATGGCGCGTCACAGTAAACTGCAGAAGCAGATCCTGACTCTGTACCGCCACTTCCTGCGGGCCGGGCGGGACAAACCGGGCTTCATCCCCCGGATCCAAGACGAGTTCAGGGAGAACGCTCGCATCAAGAAGACGGATGTGATGCACATCGAGTATCTGTACCGGCGAGGACAAAGGCAGCTGGAGCAGCTGAAGGACGTCAACACCAAGCAGCTGGGCTCCTTCTCCAAACCCCACGACCAGAGCTGA
- the LOC133001303 gene encoding protein FAM240C has protein sequence MSAALIHDRLHIKTFWEKKINSECQFVDNEEQRMNKSALNKLRGEWLVRLDSRNKHLKLLNDSYVRKVKTDQT, from the exons atgaGTGCGGCTCTGATCCACGACCGGCTGCACATCAAGACGTTCTGGGAGAAGAAGATAAACTCTGAGTGTCAGTTTGTTGACAACGAGGAGCAGAGGATGAACAAGAGCGCACTCAACaa GCTGAGGGGCGAGTGGCTCGTCCGTCTCGACTCTCGGAACAAacacctgaagctcctgaacGACAGCTACGTGAGGAAGGTGAAGACGGACCAGACATGA